A genomic segment from Dermacentor silvarum isolate Dsil-2018 chromosome 11, BIME_Dsil_1.4, whole genome shotgun sequence encodes:
- the LOC125941583 gene encoding uncharacterized protein LOC125941583 isoform X1: MYFSILSLVGAENERHEIDMFLSCTHLSGKGDADISCVISGSSMGDSMVAYCTSQASKWPGVYLPALRNWWSGLLAGRNLAAHPADEVASSSYSLVSDAGFADVVASCSCGLLDC, encoded by the exons ATGTACTTTTCTATTTTGTCTCTCGTCGGTGCTGAGAACGAACGGCACGAGATCGACATGTTCCTGTCGTGCACGCATCTGTCGGGCAAAGGCGATGCTGACATTTCGTGCGTCATTTCCGGGTCGAGCATGGGAGACAGCATGGTAGCTTACTGTACGAGTCAGGCCAGCAAG TGGCCCGGTGTCTACCTGCCTGCACTGCGGAACTGGTGGTCAGGCCTTCTAGCAGGAAGGAACCTGGCAGCCCACCCTGCAGATGAGGTGGCCAGCTCTTCGTATAGCCTGGTGTCTGATGCCGGCTTTGCTGACGTGGTGGCCAGCTGTTCTTGTGGCCTCCTCGACTGCTGA